The DNA window GCTTTTTTTGTCTGTTATTTAttgtgatttattattagcaaaaaataaataaataaaattaagaataaaaaagaagaaattggCAAGTTGGAATTTctaattcaataaaatcataatgagaattaaaaagaattaattattaataccgAACTTACTCGGACATTTTTCTAgaagtaaaataataaaaaaaaaaaaaaaaagaaaaaaaaaaaaaaataatttctgGATAGTTTGGATCCTCGgactacaaaaaataaaaggctTATGAAAGGAAactataattaaaattaaaactaaaattaaaaaaaacttttcaatttattcaaATAGAGAATAATCAACCAATTCATCGGGAACAATATTATCCAATTCATGAATATCTCTGAATTCTTCATCTGTAAAGTGCTTATTAATATAGAAAATATGGtacttatttttaaacgAGACAATTACcgtaataacaacaactaAAAGGCAAATTATACAGGCAATACCTAAAGTAAtgcaaattatttttaatatgcGAATTCTAGTTTTAAAGTTATAAGGCCCactgaatattttttttttttgttgcccttttaaaagttgagttccctttatttttctttttaacatgattaaaaaattgcacATATATTGTTTCAATCGAAAAAACTTCGTTCTCCCTGAGCTATaggtaataatatcatcattCTTGCTAGAACAATGTTCTTCGACAACAAAAtacttttccttttcttcatTATAGTTCATATTGCAATTCTTCAGATAAACGTCTCTACTTTTAGAATGTGTGGCACGAGAATTTTCTAAAGCTACACTTTTTGGAACTAGTATCTCATCAATAGTTCCTTTGTATTGGGAATAACTATCATCTGAGTTTATGCCAATTGAATTAggttcaattaaaaaatgtaaacCATTTTCACCATGAGCATTTTTCTCAGTATCTTTAcataaacttttatttttttttggaccCAACATTAAAGTAGAGTTCAAATTGCCGTTATTAAATGTACCTATTTTCATGTTTATGGTCAAGgttagtaatttttttttttttttcctttttttttacgaaaaaatctattttacaattttacAAGAAAATACGAATAAAAGTTAACAAAGAGGAAGtatctaaaaaaaagaaaaaataataataataataataataataatggaaaGGTCATAATATAGAAAAGATAATTGACATtgcaatatatatatatatatatatattccttttttttctttgttgtttttttttttttttgcttttttattcatataTGAAATTATACCCTTAACTCTGACATTTAATTTCTGTCATCGCCATATGTATGTTACCCGCCTTTTTCATTTGgacaaatacaaaaaatggaaaatgaaaataaaataaaataaaaataaattgtttcACGTGAtagaatatttttgtaattttaattagtaAAACTGACAAGACCAGAAATAACTCATACTCTTCTATACCATCAATTTTAACCAGGATCATACTAAACCCACCTCTGGTTTTAGCAAATATGtctgttaaaaataaagtgtTGTTAATGAAACATCCAAGTTTCACTAATTCTGAACTCTGTCAAATtctatcaaaaatatttcctGATTCTAACTTTTCCATTAAGAATGATCACATTATTCTAGAGAATATCAAGTTAACCAATAAATATTACGAAATGCTAATAgatctatatatatctacAATTGATGATTTTGGTCAATGGATAAATGATTTTACTAATGACGAATACATAGATGTATATAGCACTTTAGCTGGTGTGGTGCTTTTCATAAAATCAGACAATTACGACAATAAGAAcgttcataataataataatattaaagaaacattaaaaaaatatatttcttttgttgaGAAATTAGATCAATTCGATGAATCAAAATTTTATGGAATTTACGATACCAACCATAACAGTGTTTTTACTGAAGGCAACGGCGAATTGATTTACAAAATAGAATCATTAACAGAGCATAAcgaattaaaaaatctttttgatATCTACGATTGGACCTCcgaggaaaaaaataaacaatattaCACATTAAAGGATAAGAAGAATGATATTTCTACTCTGAACGATCCTAAGGATataaatttgataaatGTTATAGAAAAGCTGGATGTTATTAAATCTAGATATTCATTAATCAAAGATTCTCAAGAAGCTGAAGCATTTGCAAAAGAAATGAGCGAAAATATCGCAAATTTGCTTTTAGATGATAGCGGGAATGATATTTCTCAGTAATCTACCAAATTTACTTCCACATACCTCATATCGCAAACTTGATgtttcccctttttttcttctgaTATATTCCATAATTGTGTCTGctagaaaatatttacaataAAGCTTATgcctattatttttatatggATATTaactaagaaaaaaataactaattATATcgtacaaaaaaaaaaaaaggaaatttattagatgatgatgatgataccTATTAAATATAGTTTCCgcatatttttatttttgtttgttatttattggaCTTTTATGGTGTAAACAagcaaatatatatatatatattaggGCTTCTATAACTTTTGAAATgctacaaataataaaattggtaAATATATTACCACTACAATCTTGTTAAACGTTTCTAGTGCCAAAGTGTTGTGAAAATTACGATATTGATGCATATTCAATAgtaacaaataatattcaCTAATATACAATGAAGGTGACCATATCCACTTATTTAACAAGAATTGCAGCGACTTACTGTTGGTATTACCAGacttaaataattttctcCAGTGGCAATACATTTGAGACAAACTTAAAcctattataaaaatagagtaactatatgtttttaataatggtgCATGTTCATAATCATCCCAGAAATTTAATGCAACCACaatgtatataaaatttaaatttttgagTAGTGTAAACCAATTAATGTAATGGAATACCACCAACATCCAAAATAACTCTAATGCACTGCTAAAAACTAATATATTGCATAAAAATTCATGGATTCCACCAGGTAAAAATTTGACATCGACCAAAATGATCAATCCAATCCATCTTCCTAACAATGTAGTGTATAAAATAAGGGTTATTAATCTTGATAATTGGTATAATTTAGAAATTGCTGTACTCACCattttttcagtttttttttttctatttgtagcttttattattattagctagttgttattgataaatcaatttattataattactTTTTCTATTGAGTGGAAATGTATGTGTGTATATTTAGATTGTTAAGGAAACAGAATTGATTAAagcttttttgttttttcactttatttttacattcacattaaaaaaaaaaaaaaaaaaaaaaaaaaatgaaaattaacaacttgttaaattttttttttttttaatagtaaaaaaaagcaaatttttttttttttttcttttcttctttttaatagcaACTTTGTCAATCAAGAAATAAAGGCAACGGTCAATCAACACAAAACTTGTGGATATTCTCTATTTTAACCTCATGaaaatctttctttttattggaTGTATTTTTACCATCCTAACACTGATTGAATGCTTTACCCCAAAAGAAGTGGAAATTTTCCAGTTacaaaaagatattacaaataaatatggtTCAAATATAACTTTATACAGCATGTTGAAATTGCCAAAGTTAGATAAATCATCTGAGATAgacataaaaaaacaatttagaaaattatCCAGAAAATATCATcctgataaaaatataaaatatcgAAAATTATATGAACGATTAAATGgtgcaaaaaaaatcttattAGATGCTGAACAACGTAAAGCTTACGACTATTATTTGTCACATGGGTTTCCAGAttacaatttttcaaaaggtgggttttatttttccaatagAATCAAGCCAAGTAGTCTATTACTTTTCATTGtagtatattttttggttgGTGCCATTCATTATGTTTTGCTGCGATTACAGGTTAACTCCAAAAGAAGTAGATATCAAAATTTCAttgatgaaattaaaaaacagGACGACAGTAATGGTTTGGGTATTAGAGACCTGAAGTTTCAAACACCTGACTTGCATAAAAACATTGATGAATATGATGTTGTGAGAATTAAATTTGGAGATGTATATTATGTAAATAAAGAAACTGGGACAGAGCACTTAATGGATGTGGAAACTGAAATTCCTAAATCCTCAATATACCAATGTTTTTGGTTTGCTTTCCCCAAATCATGTTTCCATTTACTAACTTTgggaaaatttaaaagagaTGCTCAACATGGTACTGAAACAGCTAAacctaaaattaaaaagggTTAATTTCATCCATTCTTTCGAAagttgtatatatatatatatatatatatctatatatttGATCATTAAATCTATTCTACAAAAACTAAATACTGATATTACCACTCATATTATTACGTaactaattaaaaaaaaaaataaaaaaaaagaataaaaaaaataaaaaaaaaaaaaaaaaaaaaaagtcacaaacgataaataaataggaTAAAGTTCTTAACATATAATTACCTGTCTGAGAAAATGTAATCGTATATGTTCTTTACTTCTTAAACGGTCATTAAACATAATTCATAagggttataatattactatagtgaaaaaaaaataaaaaaaaaaaaataaaaaaagaaaaattgaaatgaAGTCTATTTCTAAAACAACAAGTTAAACCTGTTATTACAATCAGCATtcttattatcatcatttcacttgattattatcattatcatgcataaaattgttttcgTTAGCATTAgcatttttattgtcatcatcattaccATTAAAAGTAGAAGTAGGTGAAACGGCGCTACTTTCCGTGTAACCCAACAGTATAACCCCCTTATcagcattttttttttccaccTCCAATCGACTTTGCTCAATCAATCTTTTCCTTAACTTAGAATTCAAATCCTCTTGAGTCGtataattaattatatcCATTTCAGTGGTGGGCACTAATAATGCGGGAGGGTTTATGCCATCATAGGGTACtaattcatcatcataaACATTCTCCCCATCCATATTTCCTTCAGCTGTATTGCCCCCTTgttgattttgttttgctTCCTCATCCATATGATGCAAGCCTTCTTCTATTAATTGTTCCTCCGTAAATTCGTCTAAAGATTCATAGTTTACACTGTTATCTCcatgttgttgttgaagctgctgttgttgctgctgttgaagttgctgttgttgtatTAATAACTCTTCATCCATAGCAGCATTGGTACTCATTTCTCCTCCTAAAATTTTGGAATACATCAATCTAGTGTCCATTAAAATATCTTCCGAATAAAATACCCAATTTGGATTGGATAAAGATTCATGGATAGCAGGAGATATTAGTTCCACTTTATAAActttagaaaatttaacAATCTCCTCAGCAATTAAAACTAAATGGCCCATAAACCCTAAATTCATGTGTGtcttattgaaaaattcaCAACTCTGTTTGTACCCTTCCAAAATTAAGTCACGAGGCaaatcaaattttaaaaaatttcctACAGCACTCTTTTCAGCACAAAAAGTACTGAATTGGTCTGACTcaaaaagggaaaatactaaaaagGAATTGTAAGAATAATCCATTCTCCCATTGAAAACTTGCTGtataatatcaaatataacGTTATGCCAAAAGTTGTTCCACGGAAATTTCAGAAACATAGAAACTATCCGAGGTAATATTTGCAAATCAAACAAAGTAATCTTAAAATAATCGCCAATTGTAGGGTTTTCTCTAATTTTACTATTTTGATTAATATTAACATACGGTATATCAAAAGATTCATCAATTTCAGCAATTTGGTT is part of the Saccharomycodes ludwigii strain NBRC 1722 chromosome III, whole genome shotgun sequence genome and encodes:
- the ERJ5 gene encoding Erj5p (similar to Saccharomyces cerevisiae YFR041C | ERJ5 | Endoplasmic Reticulum located J-protein), translating into MLKLPKLDKSSEIDIKKQFRKLSRKYHPDKNIKYRKLYERLNGAKKILLDAEQRKAYDYYLSHGFPDYNFSKGGFYFSNRIKPSSLLLFIVVYFLVGAIHYVLLRLQVNSKRSRYQNFIDEIKKQDDSNGLGIRDLKFQTPDLHKNIDEYDVVRIKFGDVYYVNKETGTEHLMDVETEIPKSSIYQCFWFAFPKSCFHLLTLGKFKRDAQHGTETAKPKIKKG
- the IRC6 gene encoding Irc6p (similar to Saccharomyces cerevisiae YFR043C | IRC6 | Increased Recombination Centers), with product MSVKNKVLLMKHPSFTNSELCQILSKIFPDSNFSIKNDHIILENIKLTNKYYEMLIDLYISTIDDFGQWINDFTNDEYIDVYSTLAGVVLFIKSDNYDNKNVHNNNNIKETLKKYISFVEKLDQFDESKFYGIYDTNHNSVFTEGNGELIYKIESLTEHNELKNLFDIYDWTSEEKNKQYYTLKDKKNDISTLNDPKDINLINVIEKLDVIKSRYSLIKDSQEAEAFAKEMSENIANLLLDDSGNDISQ
- the KEG1 gene encoding Keg1p (similar to Saccharomyces cerevisiae YFR042W | KEG1 | Kre6-binding ER protein responsible for Glucan synthesis) codes for the protein MVSTAISKLYQLSRLITLILYTTLLGRWIGLIILVDVKFLPGGIHEFLCNILVFSSALELFWMLVVFHYINWFTLLKNLNFIYIVVALNFWDDYEHAPLLKTYSYSIFIIGLSLSQMYCHWRKLFKSGNTNSKSLQFLLNKWIWSPSLYISEYYLLLLNMHQYRNFHNTLALETFNKIVVVIYLPILLFVAFQKL